In Camelina sativa cultivar DH55 chromosome 17, Cs, whole genome shotgun sequence, the genomic stretch ATTTCTGAGTCACTTTTTGATAAAATTCGAGAATTATATATCGACTTACATACCaaataattcttatttataattattattatgtcaCTAACTAGAAGGAAACAACTAAGTTAGAGGTTTCATATTTTTTACCAATGGTTAATAATTGTTAATCTTTTGGTATTATGCGGAAAATGCCCATAACAACCTTAAAGTTTCGAGTATGTGGTTTCCACGAGCTAAAAGCAACCCTGTTTCTGACTCACTTATTCATAATTAAAGCTTAAAATTCAAGAATTATTTATTAACTTACATACCACAGTATTCTTACATATCATCCTCTCGACAAAGGTGTTTACTACTATTTTTACCTAACCCCAGCCATTTTACTTATATTCACCATATCGAATCTTTCTAACTATTAATGCTCTAGTCACTTAATTTACACCAAAATTTTCAGCATTTGCATTCTGCTTCGTTTAGCCGAAAGCGGTGGAGTTCAGAAAAATGGTGCAAAATGATATAGCAAGGATCATGAAATTTAAGTGATTTGGACTGGTGATTCAAGTTACTTCAACGAAGCAtttcaaaaaaactaactaGGACGTTTGGATTTGTAAATATGCTCTAACACACACCAGACATGTGTTAGCTAACTTGagttgtttattatttttactttttctttttagatttctagggttttttttgcctttggtttaattttttttcttttcaaaatgagTTAGAAAGATATATTATATGGGTTGTGAACCAATAATATATAGTGCGTCAGAAAAAGTGAGTCTTCAGTTTGAAATGAGAGTTTTTGTATTCATGAACCACTTACTAGAAATGGCAATAACGCAATGAGGCTTCTGCGGACTGCGAATcgtttatgaattttatttttgttttttttccgtTTATGAAAATTTCCATCTCCACTTCTACTCACcgaacaaatttattttctctctgTCCCTTTGAAACAAAAGGtcaaaaatctttgtttttttttcgctAAGGAAATTAAAACCGACACGAAATTTCATTGgaaaacatttatttaccaacgtctaataatttttaactgatttaaaaataatagattGATAACAGTTGGAAATGAGAGTATTCATCAATTCACTTAGTTACTAGAAAGCTAGCGAAATAATGCACTGAGGCTTTCGTGAATCATTTGACATCTTCTATAGATCTCTCCATTcaccaaaacttttatttacttccatcaatcaaaagataaaaaattctTTGTTTGGCCTCTAAATTAGTGAAGGAAAACCTACAAAGTGGTATTTGACTCTCTGGGTTGGCAAAAGCTGAAAACTACAAATGGACATCTAGTTTATTTACATACCATAGAAATTTTCATGTTACGAGTAggttttgttataatatatctCTCAGTGACACAATTATgtagtgagttttttttttttgggtgcaaatATATGTAGTGAGTTTGATTACGGTAATTTTCATTATAACTTTTTTGACATAACCCCCTTCACCTTACCCAAtcttactctatatatatatatagctttagcatttacattttacatcaCCCACtctgttaattaattttacgcATGggaatataatatattataccgACCAAATTTATATTACCTGATGTatgaaaaaacattttattatatttttttgacatcgCCTACTGTATCAATTTATCAAACCTAACCAGGCGAAGTAATTTATGTTGTACAGTGGTtgatctccctctctctctatatatatatactaggaatTTAACCGCGCTACGCACGGTCAAATTGTTTTgagtaattttatgtatttttttctgtgaaaatgttgaattttttttgtttagattatCTTATTCTTTTGGTCACAACATAAGAGTATGAAATTATACATGCTTTCAGAAATATGAGCTTCCATATATCAAtagtttataataaaatatagactAAAAAGGACAATTTAGAAGAGTTGAGTTGGTTATTTCATATACATGAGATTTGAAGGGCCTCAACACATTTCACATTTAACGTTTTTATCTTTGTTCCACTTGGCTATTTTCCTCTTTAGAAAATCATTTCATTGGTTTGTAGCTAGTAAATTGaacatttataataaatttaaattcaagcgaaaaggaacaaaattaaGAGCAACTTAGAGCATCACCAACGGAGAACGCTGATACGTTgcttaacaaaataaaaaaattaatattttaatatattactaaTAACAAACTGACAGCTGTAGAAAAAGAATGAGCAATGTTTCTACCCAAAACAACTTAAGCAACGTCCTCTCTCATTAAAGATGGTCTTATAAATATTGAACCGAACTCATTTCTTAAGGGGTTTAAACTATGTCTTATggaaaatctaacaaaataagaAACTCATGAATCTTCAATATGCCCATCTGTCTAATGGTGATTTGACTCGCTTCCCGGTCCACTACACGAAAACAAGGCGTTTGGGACTACTTATTGTGACTGAATTTATAATCGCAAAATTTTGTGACTACTTTGTGACACTTTTGCGACGGACTAACGATGACGAATACATAGGACGTAAAACAGTCGCAAATTTACGACGCCTAAATGTAGTCGCTAACTCGTTGCTATTATGCGACTACTTTGGGAAATTTTATCGAGAATAAATAAACTGTCGCAAAATAATCGCAATTTATGACAAACTATAAACTGAAGATTAAGTCAGTAAAGTTAGTCGCAAAGCTGTCTTCAAATCACGACGTATTTGCCACGGTGACTATGTCGGTAAAAAACGTGGTAAATGTGATAGTGTGGGTTTGTACTGAACTTTTGTGACCCTTTTTTGAGTCACTATTACGTGGTAAAAGAGTGACAAATCCGTCGTAATGTGCGACGCTTTCGTTCGTAGTTGCAAAAGAGTCGCAAAGCAGTCGCTTAGTGATGTCGGTAAAAAACGTGATAAATGTTTCAGTTTGCATTTGTACTAAGCTTTTTCGAGCTTTAATTTGTCTCAATTATGTGGTTTTTAGTGACAAAGGAGTCCTTATTTGCGACTGTTTTAATTGTAGTCGCAAAGTAGtcacaaaatttatattatatatagcaCATCACTCTCACCATTCCATTCATATCATTCTCATTCATTTGTAAGAAAAGAGacggaagagaaaaaaagtagtgaaaaaaaagaatttttttttgtttttagaagagaagaaaaaaaaagtgaaaaagaagatttatttttttagaagaaaagaaaaaaaaaagctatgtGGAATTCATCTCGAGAGTGGATGTATAATCGGATCGATGGAAGAACAAATAATATATCTAAAGAATTTTTGGCGGGAGTTGAGCAGTTCATGAATTTCGCAAACAGCCAGCCTATGGCACAAAACAGTGGAGGTAGGTTTTACTGTCCTTGCGTAAAATGTCAGAACGATGTTATTTTGCGAGGTACGACAATATCTAGAATTTATGCCAAATTATTATGTATGGTCTGAACATGGTGAAGATTATGACGTGCTAGGGGTAGGAACTAGTAGTCATTATCCTAATACAAATTATACTAGTACTAGTAGTCAGCATGGTAGTCAACCTGGTAGTCAGCCAATAGGATTTGAGGGAAATGTATATGCtgagatggtgaatgatgcatttcatggtACCACGCCTTTTAATGAGTATCATGAGTATGAAAGTGGATATGATCATGGATATGATCATATCCATGAAGAACCCATTGAAGAGGCGAAACGGTTCTACGACATGTTAGATGCTGCAAATACTCCACTTTATGATGGATGTCATGAAGGTCATTCGCAACTATCATTGGCGTCTAGGTTCATGAACATCAAGGTTGATAATAATTTGTCTGAGGCATGCATGGACGATTGGGCTGAATTGTTTACGGAGGTTTTACCAGAGGGTAATCAAGCTACTGGTTCATACTACGAGACAGAGACTTTAGTTCGAAAGATAGGATTGCCATACCATACAATTGATGTATGTATAGAGAATTGTATGATATTTTGGAAAGAAGATGGGAATTTGGAGCATTGCAAGTTCTGTGGGAAGCCAAGGTACAAAAGTAGTGGGGGTAGAACTAGAATACCCTTCagtcgtatgtggtatctaCCTATTGCAGATAGATTGAAGAGGATGTACCAATCAGAGAAGACCGCATCatcaatgagatggcatgctgaGCATGATTCAGAAGATGGAGTAATGTGTCATCCATCTGATGCGCCTGAATGGAAGAATTTCCAACATTTACATCCCACATTTGCGCAAAAGCCACGAAACGTTTACCTTGGGTTATGTACAGATGGTTTTAATCCATTTGGGGTCTCCAAAAATCATACTTTGTGGCCTGTGATCTTAACTCCATACAACCTACCTCCAGATATGTGCATGAACAGCGAGTATTTATTTCTTACGATTCTGAACTCCGGACCAAACCACCCACGAGCCAGCCTTGATGTTTTCCTCCAACCATTAATCGATGAGTTAAAGGAGTTATGGTATAATGGGGTTGAGGCTTATAATATCTcactaaatcaaaatttcaacatGAAAGTTGTTCTTATGTGGACAATAAGCGATTTTCCAGCATACGGTATGTTGTCGGGATGGACGACACATGGAAGATTAGCATGTCCAATTTGTATGGATGACACTGGTGCTTTTCAATTACCAGCTGGGAGGAAAACATGTTGGTTTGACTGTCATAGGAGATTTCTTCCTACAAGTCATCCGATGCGGAAGAATAAAAAGGACTTTCTGAAGGGAAAAGATTCATTGAATGACGAGCCACCAGCATCTCTGAGTAGTCAAGCTATCTATGAGCGTATAAGGAAAGCCAAAGCACCTAAAACATCTATTTGCGGTGGGAATGGTCACGAAAAGAAAGTTAAAGGCTACGGAAGATGGCATAATTGGCATAAAGAAAGCATATTATGGCAGTTACCGTACTGGGTCGATCTGAATTTAAGGCACAACCTGGATTTGATGCACGTCGAGAAAAATGTCTTTGATAACTTGATGTACACCACTATGAATGTAAAAGATAGATCGAAAGACAACGTGCAGTCAAGATTGGATATTGCAAGATTTTGTTCCCGGCAAGATTTACATCTAGATGCTCAAGGGAGAGCCCCATTCCCTATTTGGAGATTGAAAACCAAAGCGAAAGAGGCTTTATTAAAATGGGTAAAAGAAGATGTTAGATTCCCAGACGGATATGTCGCAGATTTAGCTAGTTGTGCTGACatgaaaaatggaaagttttcggGAATGAAGAGTCATGACTGCCATGTGTTTATGGAACGATTGCTTCCGTTCATATTTGCAGAGCTTTTACCGCGTAATGTCCACCTGGCAATTTCaggtatataaattaaacatttagtttggtttagttgttgattttatatttatatataacaacataaCATGTTATAACTTTGTAGGGATTGGAGCATTTTTCCACGACCTATGTAGTAGAACATTGGAGCAATCCCGCCTCGAAATTCTAAAGGATAATATTGTCATGATCTTGTGtaatttggagaaaatattCCCTCCTTCATTCTTTGATGTAATGGAGCACCTCCCAATTCACCTACCTTATGAAGCACAACTTGGTGGTCCTGTgcaatataggtggatgtatcctttcGAAAGGTTTTTTTAACGTTTAAAAGGGAAagcgaagaacaaaagatatccaGTTGGCTCAATAGTTCAATCCTACTTGAATGATGAGATATCTTATTTCTCAGAACACTATTTCGCTTCACACATTTCTacaacaaggagaagaaggtaaaacttcaaatatgattattgaatttttCTATCAACTTCTAAAATTGTGAAAAGgttttacaaaataaactttaaCAGGTTAATTCGGCATGAAGAAGGTGAAGTACCTGTATATCCTATACAAGTACCAGATATATTCACTCAAGTTGGTCGTCCAGGCGGAAAAAGTAGTGAATTTTGGTTAACTGAAAAAGATTATAAATGTGCACACGCATATGTTCTGCGCAATTGTGATTATTTCCAGCAACATGAGAGGTATTTTTGATTTACCAAGTATATTTATAACCATATGTTCTTAggtaaactttaaaatatttactttttgttgataaaatacAGATTGTTGGAGGCGCAAATTCGATATGAATATCCAAAACTATCTGATGAAGATGTTAGGtcgaaaagagaagaagatttccaTGAATGGATTAAGCAATATGTATGTTTTACTATCCACCAATTAATTATATCAACATGATAAATATTGtgatctaaaattttgtatatatatttggcaCAGGTGCGTGGTGGTTTTGAAAGTTTTCCTCCATGGGTCCATGAAATCGTGGACGGTCCTGAAAATAAAGTTAAGTCTTGGCctatatattttacaagagGTTATCTGTTTCACACAAAAGCTCACGGTCTcactaaaaaaacaatgaattatGAGGTATGTGTCCGAGGACAAACTTATTCCAATTCATCTGGCGAGGACGATTTTTACGGGACCATTGAAAATATCATAGAGCTTACCTATCCAGGATTTTTGAATTTACGGGTCACACTTTTCTATTGTGAATGGTATGACTCTACAATTGACAAAGGCACTCGAATACGCGATGGAGGCATTGTTGACGTGTTGTCATCAAGGAGATACCGACATTATGAACCGTTTATATTAGGTAATGttctattttaaatatatatttatagatatatatatatacgtctaATTGGAGAACCATTTTTTATGTGT encodes the following:
- the LOC104759948 gene encoding uncharacterized protein LOC104759948, with product MPNYYVWSEHGEDYDVLGVGTSSHYPNTNYTSTSSQHGSQPGSQPIGFEGNVYAEMVNDAFHGTTPFNEYHEYESGYDHGYDHIHEEPIEEAKRFYDMLDAANTPLYDGCHEGHSQLSLASRFMNIKVDNNLSEACMDDWAELFTEVLPEGNQATGSYYETETLVRKIGLPYHTIDVCIENCMIFWKEDGNLEHCKFCGKPRYKSSGGRTRIPFSRMWYLPIADRLKRMYQSEKTASSMRWHAEHDSEDGVMCHPSDAPEWKNFQHLHPTFAQKPRNVYLGLCTDGFNPFGVSKNHTLWPVILTPYNLPPDMCMNSEYLFLTILNSGPNHPRASLDVFLQPLIDELKELWYNGVEAYNISLNQNFNMKVVLMWTISDFPAYGMLSGWTTHGRLACPICMDDTGAFQLPAGRKTCWFDCHRRFLPTSHPMRKNKKDFLKGKDSLNDEPPASLSSQAIYERIRKAKAPKTSICGGNGHEKKVKGYGRWHNWHKESILWQLPYWVDLNLRHNLDLMHVEKNVFDNLMYTTMNVKDRSKDNVQSRLDIARFCSRQDLHLDAQGRAPFPIWRLKTKAKEALLKWVKEDVRFPDGYVADLASCADMKNGKFSGMKSHDCHVFMERLLPFIFAELLPRNVHLAISGIGAFFHDLCSRTLEQSRLEILKDNIVMILCNLEKIFPPSFFDVMEHLPIHLPYEAQLGGPVQYRWMYPFERTLFRFTHFYNKEKKVNSA